One Ornithinicoccus hortensis genomic window, TGCATGCCGTAGAAGGAGAAGCGCTCCCACAGTTCGACGCTGAACAGGTTCGCCAACATCCGGGGTTGTCCGAAGAAGCCCCGGTCGATCGTGTCGTCAGCTCGGTTCACAGCCATCCCCTCATGCTGGACCCGGCACGGCGGATTGTCTTGGCGAGGGTCCCGGTCGGGCAGGCACTACCATCGGGGCATGACCGTTGTGTGCTCCTGGTGGCCGTCGACCCGACGGCACTGACGCGCACCCCGCACAAGGCCGTCCCGTGGGCGGCCTTGACCTGTGTCCGGGCACCGCATCGACCTCGGGCGGCAGAAAGGCAATGATGACGACCGAGACCACCACCGAGACCGTGGGCGCCGAGTCCGCCGGGGACGCCCTGGCCGGGTCCACCTCCGGGGCCTCGCTGGCCCGCACCACGGCCCGCTCCGCCGAGATCGAGCGGCAGATCGACGTCGACCCCTCGGGCTTCCGGGTGCTCACCGGCGACCGGCCCACCGGCAACTTGCACCTGGGTCACTACTTCGGCACGCTGCGCAACCGGGTCCTGCTGCAACGCAAGGGCGTGGAGACCTTCATCCTGGTGGCCGACTACCAGGTGATCACCGACCGGGACGGCGTCGGCGCGATCCGGGAGCGGGTGCTCTCGCTGCTGGCCGACTACCTGGCCGTCGGGCTGGACCCGGAGGCCACCACGATCTTCACCCACTCCTCGATCCCGGCGCTCAACCAGCTGATGCTGCCCTTCCTGTCCCTGGTGACCGATGCCGAACTGCGTCGCAACCCGACGGTGAAGGCCGAGTTCGAGGCGACCGGGGGCCGCCCGATGTCCGGCCTGCTGCTGACCTACCCGGTCCACCAGGCGGCCGACATCCTGTTCTGCAAGGCCAACCTGGTCCCGGTCGGCAAGGACCAGCTGCCGCACCTGGAGCAGGCCCGGGTGGTCGCGCGCCGGTTCGACGAGCGCTACGGCCGGGCCGTCCCGGACGCACCGGTCTTCCCCGCGCCGGAGGCGCTGCTGTCCCAGGCGGCGAACCTGCTCGGCACCGACGGGCAGAAGATGAGCAAGTCCAAGGGCAACACGATCGAGCTCGGGATGGACGCCGACGCCACCGCCAAGGCGCTCAAGAAGGCGGTCACCGACGCGGACCGGCACATCACCTACGACCCGGAGAACCGGCCCGAGGTCGCCAACCTGCTCCTACTGGCCGGGCTGGCCTCCGACCGCGACCCGGCGCAGATCGCGGAGGAGATCGGGGACGGCGGCGGCGGCACCCTGAAGAAGGTGGTCACCGAGGCGGTCAACGAGCACTTCGCCCCGATCCGGGCCCGCCGAGCCGAGCTGGCCGCGGACGAGGCCTACCTCCGCGAGGTGCTGGCCCGGGGCAACGCGCGCGCCACCGAGATCGCCGAGGCGACGCTCGACGAGGTGCGCACCGCCAT contains:
- the trpS gene encoding tryptophan--tRNA ligase; amino-acid sequence: MMTTETTTETVGAESAGDALAGSTSGASLARTTARSAEIERQIDVDPSGFRVLTGDRPTGNLHLGHYFGTLRNRVLLQRKGVETFILVADYQVITDRDGVGAIRERVLSLLADYLAVGLDPEATTIFTHSSIPALNQLMLPFLSLVTDAELRRNPTVKAEFEATGGRPMSGLLLTYPVHQAADILFCKANLVPVGKDQLPHLEQARVVARRFDERYGRAVPDAPVFPAPEALLSQAANLLGTDGQKMSKSKGNTIELGMDADATAKALKKAVTDADRHITYDPENRPEVANLLLLAGLASDRDPAQIAEEIGDGGGGTLKKVVTEAVNEHFAPIRARRAELAADEAYLREVLARGNARATEIAEATLDEVRTAMQMQY